A stretch of DNA from Malus sylvestris chromosome 9, drMalSylv7.2, whole genome shotgun sequence:
ttttatccaacggctataattattataatttttagaagggcccctgtttgtagccgttggataaaaaatgaacggCCAGATGggcttggtcaggaggatcctctccatctgctcaggagaggatcctggtcctaTGCTATGGGCAAACCCTAACCCCATGCCTGTGTACCATGATCGATTGATGTTCTCTCTTCGCGGCCCACTCGCGTCTTTTCCAGCATCTTGAGAATTTTGTTCTGGGCTGAGAAGGAGGTGATGGTCCGGTGATTGGCAACTGCTTCAGCTGCAAGCTTGGAGATTTCCACTTGGGTTTCCACGGCTCTGGTGGGGGTCGTTTTGAGCAGGACTCGCCTTGCATAAAAGCTCGCAATCACTATTGGTTGTACGGCTATTACGACGATTGCAAGCTTCCATGCGATTATTAGACCCATTATTGTCCATGCCATGGCTACGCTTGTGAATATTTGCACAAGAAGTCCAATTCTGTCACCCACTAAAGATCTCACCTGCCAATCATCAAAGCATGATTATTGTAAAATCAAATTACATTATTAATTTTAGAATTATTCATTTTTAGAGTTGAAAACAAGATGAGTAGTAGAGGAGGAGAAAAGATGgaaaaaatgatcatttttcCATAAAATTGTTAACAAATATTTATGAAACAGTTTACTTTGTTATGTTATCACCTACCATTTCAGCGTCATTGGTCAGCCTAGAGCAAATGGCACCACTAGAATTGTGATCCTCCTCAAACCATCCGACTTCAAAGGTGAGTATCTTGGAAAGCAACCTCCCTCTAATCCGATTAGTCAAGCACTCCCCCACGTACGCAAAATTGTAATGCTCGACGGTATTAATCCCCATTGTAAAACGGACAgtccaaaaaaaatttaatgcaAGGGTTCTTATTTTCTCTTTAACCTCGTCATAATCCGTCACAAAAAACACAGACAACATGGCCCCCTGGATGAATCCAAACACCGGTTGAATTGCTCCGAACAGAACCGCACTCAAACACCCCAAAACCGCTTGCTTCCACTCCGGACGACTCATCGGCAGTAATCTCCAAAACGTCGAAGTGTGTTTGGATTTTATACTGTTTGGATTTTGTGGGGCAGTACTAGTACTATCAAATCTAGCTACCCTGGGACTCGAGTTCGGTCGATCAGCCAATAATGAAAGACTAGTACTAGTACTACTAGTATTGTTGCAGTGAAAGGACATATGTGCGGTGCATTCTTCTGGATCTTTTATCGCTTGTTGGAGACAGACAAATGAGGAGTAGAGGCTGTTTTGGCGTTGAATCAGCTCTTCGTGTGCGCCAATTTCTATGACGTTACCGGTTTGCATGACGGCAATAATGTCAGCGTTTTGTATCGTGGACAAGCAGTGTGCGATGACTATGGTTGTTCTGCCCACGGTTGCCTTGTGGAGGGCCTCTTGGACGAGCCTTTCAGATTCCGAGTCCAATGCGCTGGTGGCTTCGTCGAGAAGGAGGATTTTGGGTTTCTTTATTAGTGCTCTTGCAATGGCTATTCTCTGCTTCTGTCCGCCTGAGAGTTGCATGCCTCTCTCACCAACCTGCACTTCATATCTTTTGAAATTTCACCAATTTAGTAGTGCAAATAACATGTGATAATAAGTTTTCGTGAGTACATAAAAGGTAACCCCAAGCCAACAAGCCTCTATGTTTTGCGAGGGTCCCCCCGTGACCTTTCGGTCACAATGGAACAACTTTTCTATTGCGCCAAGGCTCGCCCTCTCAATATTTTACTCATGCAGGAAACAATCTTGATAATTTATATTTCTTATCAATTTCAGTTCAAATTGAACTTTGAGTCTAAATTCCAAGAGCAAATATGTCATTTTGAGAAGACACAAAATGCAAGGAGTAGGGTGTTTTGTGTGTGTAGGAAAACGATCACGTGATCCGGTTGGCTAGACCCCAGAGTTTCTCTACCTCACATGAGTGATTTGTGCAATTTAACGTTGTTTTAATTTCTAGTAGGGAATGTTAATTTACCTGAGTATCGTATCCTTGAGGCAATTGACGTATGAAATCATGAGCATTGCTAGCTTTGGCAGCCTCAATCACTTCCTCCATTCCACcatcctcctcctcatccttcCCAAAAAGTATGTTCTCCTTAATGCTGGTTGAGAAAAGAGAAGGCTCTTGGCTCACTGATGCCATTTGTGACCTAAGCCACTTGAGCCGCAGCTCATCAATGGCAACTCCATCCAGAGCAACCTCTCCCTCAAGtgggtcatataatctctgcaGCAAAGATATCACCGTGGATTTTCCTGAGCCACTCGAACCCACCAAGCAACAGTCTTTCCTGCTGGTATAGTGAGGCAAAATTTGCTGAGGATGATGCTGTCTGGCCTTGAAGGATAGGCAAATTTGACATCCTTAAACTCTACTTCTCCTGAAATATTTTCTAAAACTTTGATAAGTGTACCAATCCAAGATTGCACAAACTCacggtttttttttgttgttgttgttgttgttgttgttgttgttgaaagcACACAAAACTCAACTAAGCACACCAACTAATAAGCTTTTGGTAGCTAGTCAGCTATGGTTCCGTCGTCGGGAGGTTGACCAAGCAGTAATATGCCCCCGCGGGCCCCATAGCCAGCAGAGAAGAGTGCGACCccttctccaccaccttccctTTTTCCAGCACAACTATAACCTCGCACTTCTGTACAGTACTCAATCTGTGCGCCACCACGACGCTAGTCCTCCCCGCCCTCAGCCTCTCGAGCGCCTCCTGCACCACCTTCTCTGATTGGCTGTCGAGCGCGCTGGTGGCCTCGTCCAATAGCAACACCGCTGGATTTCTTAGTACTGCCCGGGCTATTGCTATCCGTTGCTTTTGTCCCCCTGATAGCTGCACTCCTTTGTCCCCGCACGAGGTGTCGTATCCATCCTTTAACCCGCTGATGAAATCATGAGCGTTGGCTGCTTTGGCCGCCTCCACTATCTCCGCCTCGTCGACCTTATCGTTGGACGATCCATATGCAATGTTGTCTTTTATGGTTCCGGCAAATAACATTGGCTCTTGGCTTACCAACGCAATATGTTTCCTCAATGATCTAAGGTTGTATGACCTTAAATCTCGACCGTCCATTTCCAATACACCTTTGATTGGATCGTAGAATCTCTCGATTAATCCAATGATGGTCGATTTACCTGCAGGAAGTTTTGTCTGGGTCACAAAACTTTTAAATTTGAAAGTGGAAGAAATATTTTCCTTGTTTGACATGCCTTATATCTATAATATTATTAGGACTAATTGGATTAATAGTCTCCGTGGTAAATAGGGTGGTTGGGAGATAGGCGCTGTGGTGAAAAAACTAGGATTTAATCCCTGTGGTAAagtttgttaggatttatgcccaaaattgaaaatttcataaattttatGTTAATTATTAGTATGTGAGCCACACATATTAGGTTAAAACGGAACTCTCCATACACATATTAAGCTAAAACGGACCTCTCTATTAATTGCTAACACGTGGGGCTGGCTCACGTGCTAATAACTAACAGAAAGTTgatgaaattttcaattttgggcataaatcctaacagactttaCCACAGGGACTTAAATTCtcgtttttttttatcacatgaGCTATCTTCCAATTACCTTATCACCACGAAAATTATTAATCCAATTAAGCCATATTAATAAGGAGGGGTGCACTAAATAAAGAGAGGAGAAAGACGTAAACGCAAAACAGAACAGAGTGATCAGTTGAAGAGGAAaactaaatagaaaaaaaaatagtgattTAATTGTTAACTTTCatctaaaattaaacataaaaaaaaagtaatttaattgattccaaatattaaaaatattttttggcaTAAGATAAAGTACTTATACCTGATCCACTTTGACCCACCAAAGCCGTAGATTTTTCTGCTTCAATTTTGAACGAGAAGTCTTGCAAGATCATCACATTTGGCCTAGTTGGGTATgcaaaataaacatgacaaaattGGATCATGCCCCTTATCTTTTCCACTTGGGAGTTCTCAGGAACTTGGGGCTCGATTTTTGTCGTCCGGTCCAGAACACTGAAAATCGAACCGATTGAGTACAAACCAATGGCAAGGTCCGAAGTCATACTTCCAGCATCGGCAATAGTTCGGCCAGTAGTTACCTGAAATAGGATATTAGGTTTTGGTCACAACTCCTCATAATTGTAAAGAAATCATCATATTTTAActtgtttgaaagtgtttttaaaataattgaaagcgtTTCTAGAAAAAACtgtttttgaatttcaaatgtaCTTAAAATGCTTCATGCAAGAAACATCAGTTAAAATGTTTCCAAAAACactattaattatttttaagcaCTTCACACGAGCCCATTGTTAATATATGTCACAAGTAAACCGTTTATTATACTTTTCAAAAACTTATCATTTTCCCccttaaaaagaaaacaaaggtgACACACATTTTGTAATGTCTAATACTATAACTTTTTTACTGTAAAATTATTATTCAATATGATGCTAAACAAAACTTTCATTATTACTACAAATGATGAAAGAATTACCATTTAACTTTAATCTAagctaatgaaaaaaaaattaatttaattgctGCCTACTAGTGTTATCTAGTATTAcaatctaatgatatttttctaCTCTTATAAGTGAATGGTCTTAAGTTAAAATCTCGTAAGTGATTAATGCACAACTAATTATTTCTCCAGCcacttagtgtaaatatattattgtgcaaAATTTGAGGCCTACTATTTTTTTACCCTTATACTAATTATTTTTCTACCCTTATACTATTTTTTTGACCTAAAAGAAATTAGCACTTACCAAAATGATGATGGTTTGAAACGCTGCTTTTGATGTGACGTGGCCGTTAGAGATGAGCATGCCACCCCACAAAAAGCTCATGCCCCAATTGAGGAGGGTGATGCTCTGCGCAAACCCTAGCCCAATGCCTGCGTACCATGACCATTTGATGTTCTCTCTACGTGGGCCCACTCGCGTCTTTTGCAACATCTTGAGAATTTTGTTTTGGGCTGAGAAGGCAGTGATGGTGCGGTGGTTGGCGACTGCTTCAGCCGCAAGCTTGGAGCTTTCCTCTTGGGCTTCGACGGCTCTGGTGGAGGTCGTTTTGAGTAGCACTCGCTTTGCATAAAAGCTCGCAATCACGATTGGTTGTACGGCTATTATGACGATTGCAAGCTTCCATGCGATTATTAGACCCATTGTCCATGCTATGGCTACGCCTGCGAATGTTTGTACAAGGAAGCCCACTCTGTCACCCACTAAAGATCCCACCTGACAATCGCCAAAGCATGGTTATTCCACAAATTAATCTTTCTACAGAACTAACATCTTCTTTTTGTACAGTGAGGAACGAATTGTCGATATATGTGTTGATAATGTGTTATTATCAGTGTCACCAACAAAACCTAGTAATATATTATCAATGCATTTTCAACAAATAGTTATCATAGTTAAAAGCGAATAACCAACGGATAAAACTTCTGATAGATAGGAATAATGAAAGTATTGTTTggttgtgttgatgcacaaaatcagcgaagactttggtacaacagaaagtgtcaggttttgtgaccttcgcttggttgcttcggtcactagtgaggataagtacgtaaatgaatagagacagagaagcaaacacaggatgtacgtggttcacccagattggctacgtccacggagtagaggagttcttattagtagtgaagggcttacacaagtacaaaggatcaagctctcaatttagtgagttcttgtgaatgatttaacacaaaatggcattaggcaatattgtgggggaatgacccctatttatagaaaaacttgtagctttgtcacattgacatgtgtcatgttatgattggttcttgatgtcgacatgtgctgcgctctgattggcttctaatcttgacacgtgtcgagtagtgattggcctcctggtcggaggggaactcttctgggtccttgacagtatagcgttggccggtgctcggtagtttcgggattggtcaagtatggtacaaacagtgctcccctaagttcccgagtgagggaaactcctcggttggggacttgcaagatccaatcccttgagtaatcacgaaacttctaagtaccgaagtgtggtctgatcttcatctgcccttctctggaagtacctttcctccatccgggaatggtgtatttagctgatgttgatgcacaaggtaatgtatcaatttcacttgaagcttagttgtagtttcgggcttagttaagtgtgatacaaaccctatagtaggagtcccccaagtcgccgtgctaggagatctgccgaaagaggtgacagacaaggtaagcagtcaaacttccaagtaagcaacccaggatcagaggtttgacttcggcttccggttgattgttctcattctccttgtctctcattcaactgcgaggataaggagaagcaaatggataagagatgatatgagatacttttgcttttgaagaagtaactttccacaggcttattcttgaactgtgctggagggttttctggtgcccttcagagtataaagccgactcaaaaatttgagggtcaaaacaagtccatcaaatctagagtacgttcgaccttgatgatatgggatacttttgctgttgacggaataatgaatgtggtatggaaaggtgtcgtgttgtagtgatctgtttcagctcaccgttgaaccttctgcttcaatcttttgcatggcagaagtggtgtgcaacctttgcatttaaatggtccttcagaacattccttcatagtgactcatccacgcttggcagcttcagtgtaaagagccaatatctgatcaactgtcatgaggtatttgccggtggaattcgtgaccttgacaacagttgaggatgagtactcgagagcaatgctaagtaagcaaccaggcaaaggctccaggcagtcagttccaaattggaggtttgatttcaggttccgactgactgctctctttctccttgtcctgcaggtgtggacaaggacaaagacaaagacagggagaaagcatgatatgggatactcttgctttcgaccctgatgatatgagatactcttgttcttggtgtggcttatttgctgaggtattatcggggggaaataaagcagagtatttcgagaggttatgttgagggtgccttttcgaatgcgagaaagggttgagcatttttgcaggtttgcctgtccgttgaggagggaggtcaatgtatatagggatttcccaataacaagtagtaatgctattcctttacccttcttggtcacagcaatgtagtgggagctgccagcttcacgtgttttaattttgtcagagcactttgaaaaagtggtatgtggtatctggaaagctgatattacgtgtgaagattacagacaagctttatctaaggaaatctggctctcgaagttctgagagttgtgcctcttcggttttcgaacaagcaatcccgtcgaggatctgactctcgagattcggaaagcggtgctactccggtttttgagaaagtaattatgttgggagtcttttctcgaatgtgagtaaaggttggacgttcttgccaacctgtcttgccgcaaaacacggaggtcgacacacatagggactttccagttgtcaagcagtggtgctgttcctttacccttatgggtaatagtagggtagctggaacttcgaaattctcgtgcctaaactttgtcagagatctttgacaaagttatatgtggtacccgaggagttgatggtgcatatggagagcggtgattgaacagtaagattcacgtgctttctacttcaccagaaatcttcgacagagtgcccgtaatttccgcaaaactgattgtgcatgtgacaggtgctgacgaggctgaaaaagcaggtgcttcttcgatttctgagatcggccctcgtggtctctgagcagcccagcttttgagaaagcaaacgcctcttcgatttctgagatcggccttcgtggtctctgagcagcccagcttttgagaaagcaaacgcctcttcgatttctgaagctccgtcgagtgcagatttttatagaggctgacattaagttccacagcacacttgaatctctaccagtagaagctcatttcttgcacttctaagatcttgatttgtctgacctcttccttcttcaacacatttgaaaatgtctggaccctccgaccgtcgttttgacttgaaccttggagaagagacagccacgccttctccagacaacatatggcgcccatccttcatatcccctactggtccccttaccgttggggattctgtgatgaagaatgatatgactgatgcagtggtggccaggaaccttctcactcccaaagataacagactactttccaaacggtctgatgagttggctgttaaggactctctggctcttagtgttcagtgtgcaggttctgtgtctaatatggcccaacgcctatttgctagaacccgccaagttgaatcattggctgctgaagtgatgagtctcaaacaggagattagagggctcaagcatgagaataagcagttgcaccggctcgcccatgactatgctacaaacatgaagaggaagcttgaccagatgaaggaatctgatggtaaggttttacttgatcatcagcggtttgtgggtttgttccaaaggcatttattgccttcgtcctctggggctgtacctggtaatgaagcttcaaatgatgaacctccaatgcctcctccttctggggttttgtcaagtactgaggctccggataaccaccctccggtgctttctctttctggggctctaccgactgctgagacttcccctaagcaacctttgtgaaggctcccttttgtttgtttattttgactcatgtatatgtacatatttgtggcttatcgaaaatattaataaataagctttgcttcatttcaacatattgtgttaaatacaccaaaaccttcttcataaagttctttgaatttttgcttttgttgaaacctgtattgttgaagctttgtgagtgaagcatgtagtttgaggtagtgttcccttaatttcccgagtgaggaaaacttctcggttggagacttgaaaaatccaagtcactgagtggttgtgagactgccgagtatcaaggtgcagtagcatatggtgggagtcccccaagtcttcaggcgaagagagttgccgaatgaggtgtctcgcgtgttactaatttgtcaaagtaacgaatccttgtttcgatgtcacacattcgtatatgctttatctaaaaatatttccaacttttgtgtgtttgatgctgcatgctattgactagacaagatcaagtgcaattagtagcttttctctctttttcatcttttctttggtggaattgcttttcgtttccactaatcagcctgagtggatgcaagataacacctttctctatagttcagattgcaaagtcatcttcatgaaagtttttccttatcttgtgaactacaacatatccaaatttgagatccatcggagtagtacaacttcagaaattcaagtatgatgagtaactgttcatcaatattctgttaatccgtcagacttgttgtgagcttcgaaactccattttctcttgttcagatcaacatactttcttcatctaagttgttccttaacttgtgaacttcaacatatccaaatttgaggtccctcggagcagtataactccagaaatccaggtatgatgagtgactgtttatcatttgtctgtcaacccgtcagatttgttgtgagctttgaaactctattttctcttgctcagatcagcatgctttcgtcattgaagttgttcctcagcttgtgaactacaacatatccaaatttgagatccctcggagcagtataactccagaaatccaggtatgatgaatgactggttattatttttctgtcaacccgtcagatttgttgtgagcttcgaaactccattttctcttgttcagatcggtatgctttcttcattgaagttgttcctcatcaactctttcataacatatcaaaaattcaggatgaactaacggttaaatatttccagatcttcgaaacatcacaacagcttcgaaatctgcaagaagccgactatcatgtgtGGAGCTTCAACAcgttaatttccgtcgctcaaacagaaacgattccttcttgaaagttgttcatctgctcaagaactagagggtgtccaaaattcagctccattggagaaaagcagcagctgcaaaaatttgatagaggaaaggaggcgaagctttgttggatttctaggctggggaagattccagtttttgtagcaacttcagtactggtgaattgcttgtatttttgtccataactaaattttggactttgaattattatttgatctattataatatgttggggaacatatataagtgaataaataagagggaagattttgggcccttgtgggtgtaaaacaaaaaatgtttatgtttacccaagtgtttttgtacaagttcaagggcatcttgggttttgtgaacaaaatttgtttatttggagcaaggttttgtgttgaagctttgtaggtgaagctttggtgttgaagctttctaggtgaagctttgatggtgaagctttgtagatgaagctttgtagatgaagctttctaggtgaagctttgatggtgaagctttgatggtgaaagtatgtagagggagctttctaggtgaagcttttttaggtgaagctttgtaggtgaagctttttttaagtgaagcttttcgggtgaagtttttttttttgggtgaagctttgtgggtgaagctttttaggtgaagctttgtgggtgaagctttggaggtgaagcttttcgggtgaagctttttgggtgaagctttttaggtgaagctttgtgggtgaagctttttttaagtgaagcttttcgggtgaagttttttttttgggtgaagctttgtgggtgaagctttttaggtgaagctttgtgggtgaagctttggaggtgaagcttttcgggtgaagctttttggatgaagttgtttttttttttttttttttttttttttttggcgcttgacacggtcttcatttgcttgttttgtagtgactgtggaagacggattgctttttgattgagaagggttccggcattgctttgcaccatcttcatgtgggtaatataggaacttccttatgttttgatcatgcatgtagtgatagaatttgtttcttcttattgtagatgtcagagcctggaagttctagtgatgagggctcttctagctttagctctaagtctgagtctgcaatgtcggagtcttcagggtctttgttagagtccggtactagagaaacattggatgatcttcccaaccgtcaaactttagctattgctagttcttcctccatggcgttgggtgagggggttgtttttgatgccatacccatagttcgctctgagttcacagcagaccatctagagaataacttgttagataatgagaagcaggttgaggcgctaaggcagtcatgtaatatccctcgtagtgtagggatacgtttggtacatgatgaagaatggtcttctgagcctccccagggtcatgttatgttctacacccagatattactgactttaggggtgagactacctttacatccgtggttgcaaaagatgttatctttgatcggatatgcacctgggcaactcaatcctggtttctgggatactttgattggattttatatcatttggatggagtgtgggttgtgtgagccttccttccatcagtggcgttactgttacaagatgcgcccagcaaaatcatgcactggttatgccgagtgtgcatgtcggagtgagagagagcgtattgtgtatggtaagaaaaagacatactacacatggaaaaaccgttggtgctttctgtataatgattgggagtatgataagggtgtcacgcctgagcgacgtgtgcttactcacttccagactgtaggttgtaacgtatcaaccgttcgtactatttgctatttgttgtggtcttttcttgcttctaacactttgcttcatgtaatgacgcggggcaccatcaaactgtttgggcaggagctatctgacatagagaaggtgttgagggtgcccaaagaggatagacacttaagcaagctacgacccttatttcgtcggtacggtttccaacccgtagtttccgagagccagggacgatcgagtaagttgtatccttcatgtaaactttgctcttttccttactttatttggaaagttgtatttcttattttgattttccttatgcagtggagaaggtaagcaagaaaacagggactagcacccataaaaggaaagcaccagtgttagttccttcggaagacatcctaccgcataagaaaattcataagttccgAGGGGAACCATCCGTTAGACCTAAGTCCCAAGATGGGGTCCTTAAGGGGCCTGCCTTTAGGAAGACTGGAGTCGAGGCCGTTGAAAAGGCTGCTGCCGTAGTTGCAGGAGAAGGGAGCCGACTGTTGCCTCATCCTCTTACTATGGAGCATACTGTCCAGGAAAGTGATCCTGGTTCCCACCATGAggggaaaggcaaggaaagagctggcagtgtcccgtggaaggacttgagggttgccaagcggccaaaggattttggggatatcaacaattgcttggcagggcgtcgattcgcattcgatgagctcggagagcccttagctaaggatgaatcggattgcgaccggatgttgaagctgtcttcatatgtgagtgttactttgtcatttccttactttttcctctttattgtcattatttaggtagtgatgatcgtcttgccatgcaggtcatggccgagtatcacgacagactgcaagaggttgagcggtacaaggcaaaactgaaggagaataagcagcttgtggacgaggcccgaaggaataagggacttttgactcaggctctccaactgaaggacgaaaccatggagagcttgaaaaggcgaaatggtgagaacctaaggcttaagaaattgtttgaggcaactaaaaaacagttggaggtggctaccttggaggtatccaaggttaggggagaattggatggtgccttagttgagatttctgaactggagaagagcattccaactgaaagggaggctgctgtgcaagaatacttaagttcttcgacctttcatcttgctattaaaccccactgtgctcaagaagctcgctttgaaaaaaggaaatggatggccgtccttgatcgttatgatgatgggagcattcttcgaaaataccacgaagatatagatgagcatcatcaaaagggcgagacatttgtccttgctgttgatcctagcagcgaagatgagtc
This window harbors:
- the LOC126583624 gene encoding uncharacterized protein LOC126583624; the encoded protein is MLKLSSYVMAEYHDRLQEVERYKAKLKENKQLVDEARRNKGLLTQALQLKDETMESLKRRNGENLRLKKLFEATKKQLEVATLEVSKVRGELDGALVEISELEKSIPTEREAAVQEYLSSSTFHLAIKPHCAQEARFEKRKWMAVLDRYDDGSILRKYHEDIDEHHQKGETFVLAVDPSSEDESDNEGIADAQTQHGEEDLGDADDDGRTRSDTARGSASDENE